The DNA region aaaaaaaaaaaaataattgagGGATAGATATAGCTACAGATggggtatatatatatagatacgcATATCAAGGGGCGTGGCAGtatcaaaaaaataattatttacaaaagaaaTGTGGATAGGGCAGAGAAGGAGATACAATGaatgagaaagagatagagcaATAGGAGACTTTTTATGACGTTCCGAGTTCgttataaagtttttttttcgactCTTATTCgtatcaaaaaaataaataaatttttttatttgattttcaaatttttgtttgttgtttttttaagttttttttttttttttgttacaaaaattttattgtgtCTATTTTACTaattaaaattctttttttttttcttgttttgtaaaatttactaaaaaattattaaaatttttcttttttacatcGCCAAAATAGAAAATTAATGTGTGTGGGCTTGTGTGggtaatgtgtgtgtgtgtgtttgggggGGGGTGGTGTATGTTGAGAGATAGGGAAACAAAGGCGACAGATTGAGAGATatagacagagacagagagagagagagagagggcgaGAGAAAGCGAGAGCGAGAAGAACTTTGAGATTTTCTTTATGGTTTGACTCTGTACAATTGAATTTCACTTGACTAAAAACGTGAGGGCGGCGGCGAGGGCGTGGCCAGGAAGCGGTATGTATGGGTTAGTGGATTCCGCTGCAGCCTAAATCAACGCCGTTATCAATTTGGCCTTAAAGTTGACAAACTTCTCGCTGGTTGCGGCAACAcgctaaaacaaaaaagacaaaTTCGATAAGTGATCACATTTCAGTAGACCAAAAGCTTACCAATATCAAGTCCTGCACCAAATTAGCCAGTCCACGATTGGCCAATACAACCAGACGTGTCACAGGGCCGGGAATACCCTCAGTATAGCCATCGGCTGTACGTTGGCTATCGCCACTGGCATCGGTGTCGtctgtgctgctgctgctgcttgcaCCACCGCCCACACTGTTGGCCGCTTCATCTCCCTGTTGTGTTTGTACACTACCCGAGAATAGCTatccagagagagagagagagagagagacagaatgAATATAGTCAATTCATTGGATTTCCTGGTTAACTTTTGGTACTTACTCGCACCACATCCAGCAAAAAGTTGCCTGAGCCGCCAGCACCCAAACTATTACCACTGGGCGATGCTCCGGCACCACCGCCGCTAGAGCCACCAGCTAGACCTGCACCGCCAAAGCTTAGGAACCTTTTGAAAAGATTACTTTATGTGTTGGTTTTCGGTTCGATTCCACGAGCATTTGTTGATGTTGGGTTGTGTGGTTGTGGTTGTGTTGTTTAATGGTTGATGGGAGAAGGTGGATGGTAAAATGTGAAGGAAAGTGTCAAATTAGTTGAGTATTTTTggataaattttcaattattctTATTCTCAGTCGATTTTGTTTACAGGATTTAGATTCAGTTTCTTTAATGCTGATTACGGATAGCTAATTATCTTTGCCACTTTGAAATCAATCGACAGAGATTACAGAAATCGGATAATTATCGTTATTATCGACAGTGATGGACACTGgagatttgattttgatttgccAATTCAATGTCTGTATATTGTGTTTATGTTTCTATGATGGTTCTGTTTGGAGGAACTTACCTCTTATTACGATCATCTAAATCGGCTGTTTCTTCTGCCGAATCCAAAGTCAATTCATCGATAGCTGGCGATTTCGATTCCGATAATTGTAAATCGTTTGTGCTCAGTGCCTTGACATCTGTGGCGGAACCGGAACCGGCTACATTCACCGAGGGCAACTCATTGTTGAAACTCAATTGGATGGGTTCATTGGACTTTAAGGGAATGGGGGCCTGGGCAACGGGTGATGAGGCGGAGGAggcagctgcagcagcggcTTCTGCCTCCTTAACCTGTCGGGCCACACGAATGGTCTCCTCGAGTTGTTTGTTAATGGCCGATAGATCGATTTGTGTATCGGTGGCGCCGTTCTGTTcggtttgtttgttgtttttttttttcagttcgtttcgtttggattggttttttgtttttaattttgaattttgtggtttgatttatttgcaatttttgtgtGTGGGGAGTGGGTTAAGGGAGGAAGGGATAGGTGGAAGGAAGTGGGTAAACGTGAAGGAGGAGAAAATAAGGTCATAGGGCATAGCGGAGGATTTGGCGAagggtgtgtttgtgtggtggtatttgcgtgtatgtgtgtgtgtgtgtgtatgtgtgggttTTGAGGCGTCGATCAATGAGGTTAGGTTAGGACATTTGCACGAtcgatttttgttgtttggtcGATTTTTGGTGTTTATCGATTAATTTGATATTGATGAGTTTTGTAATGCACGTGCACAAATGCGTTTCGAATGTAGTTTTGTATAcattttggttgttgtttcattttttataatttttttttttgtgttttataatttttattatttaaattgcatttcaattgattttgtgATTGCAACATTTTGCAGTTTTGTAATTGgttatcgtttttttttttttttttgtggtttttttattttgtttaacatGAACatgaaaataaagagaaaaagatacaaaataaacaaaagagatCAAACAACAGGTAATAGAggggaaaataaaataaaaagttgaaaattaatattaaaattgaaGCCAATGTTGCACGcaattcaaaaacaaaaaggcgtTGCAGCGAAATTAGATAAGAGGCGAGAAACTGTAAACTGTTTTTTGATCGGTTCTTGGATCATCTATATATAACATCTACTCATTAATACATTAAGGATAGTTTTGTCTTGGTTGACTTTCGGTTAAGTTACAGGTTTCTACAGATTCTACATCCCTATTTCgactcttttgtttttgtttctttataattGAGCGATCACAAAAGTGGGCAATGAGTGCATAAATATAAAGTACGAGAGAGATAgcgagagatagagagagagacagagagcgagagaaatAGATATAGAGTGGAGGGGAGAGCAATGAATAACTCAAATATTGTGTGGGTGAGCGAATgagcgagcgagcgagcgagATATATAAAGGACGAAAGCTTATGAAGTGCCTTCTTTGTCTGGCTACCAGAGTGTATATAGATGAGAGCATTATATAATGTAGATTCTTATAGATATGGAAAATATACACACGTACatgtatacaaaaaaaatttaatgaaattttttccgttactgttttttttcgtttatttcaacaacaaaatattcacTTACAAAATCTAATAcaatataattaaaatgtataaaaaaacacCTAATAAcctaaaagaaaacattttgtgtagttaaaaaaaaaaaccaagaacgTGAGACAGTGCGTATGACAGAGGAAAAAGGAGTAGACAGTGGGtaacagaaagagaaagagaaagagagagtgagagagagaaataggCGAGAAGTAGCAAAAGAATGAGTCAGTTAGCAAAACAGTCATAGAGAgtgaaacagagagagagagagtgatagagagagagagtgagcaAGTGTGAGAGTGGgccaaatgtatgtataaaatagTATTGTGTATGGTGTGCTGAAAACCAGTGTTGTAAACAGcactttaaaacaaatttcgttTGACAATGATTAAACGTTGTGGAATTTTTCAGATTATTGTGCTTGTTGCTAaaattgttgttgatgttggtggtggttgttggtgttgttggtggttgtgttgttgttgttgttgttgttggtgatgGTGCtgtaaaaatttgttaagaaaatttataataaagccaattcatttaattgattttgatCATCATTTAGTTGTTGTAGCAAATTTACAAACGCACTTTTCATGTGCCATCCAGCCAATACATCTTCTAAGATGACTCGGTGGTTGTTGTGGtggtgatgctgctgctgctgctgctcttgtCAACGGCATCCACTTCATTGTCATCATCGGGCTCAAATGTGGGCAACTCAATGGTCACACGAGTACCACTatcactgctgctgctgctgctgccggagctggagctggagctgctGCTGTCACCCTTGTTGctatcatcgtcatcgtcatcgaaATCAGCATCGAAGTTGGTGCGTGCCGCATTGGCACTATTGCCCTGAATAGCCGTACGTAGCACTGTCGGTCCAAGGGTGCGCAACAGTTTGGATATGATGCGATTCGCCTGCTCATCGATTTGCTACAACAACCAAAgtatttcatttggttttgggtttttggttttttttttgatttcaattggatttcgtttcgtttcgtttcgatTGGTTTGGATGGTGCATAAATTGGTGTGGGAGAGTGGTAGATTAGTTTACTTGAGGTGATTGAGTTTTGTTTGTCAGAGTAGAGTGAAGGACAGGGGATCTCGCTACTGGGTCACATATAATGGGATATACATATTTGGTTCtacatctacatacataaatgaatttgaatGAAAGAGTGAGAAAgggagagacacacacacaaagagaagAATCAAGGGTTCTTTTGGTTTCGTTTTAGAGAACTTTTGAACCTTTTAGAAGTATGTATTCAAAATCCATTCTTTCCCTAAGAAATGTTACCACAAATTGATGTTACCTTCTTGGGGAGGGGGGAGAAATTCCTAAACTGAatattgaataattttttgtcACAGTGTAGTAGaaatgtattaaatttaattgatttcaatGAGAATGAAAAGTGGGAAATGTGGATGCAAATGTTTTAGTTAGCTGACgcctctgtttttttttattttcatctctttttttttgtttttttcttcttttttttgtaggATTTGTGTAATTGGTTGTTCTGTGGTTATTGTGTGGTTGTTGCTattgatattgttgttgttgttgtcgttgctgttgttggcgCAAATCCTTGCaagtttcttgttttttttctttctttttctagGCTCTACTTATGGAATggaaaaatttgatttataatCAATCAAAGACCGGCAATAATTTTGTTATGATATTGTTGTCaattgttggtgttgttgctattgttgttgttgttgttgttgttgttggggccatggttgttgtcgttgctgctgctatagttgttgttgttaaattaTCTCTGGTTGTAATAAAATAATTGGTAGAATTTAATACACGATTGATATCGGCTATTATTGTAAGCAATTGTGGTTCATCGATGTCAATGCTATTCgagatggtggtggtggtgggtaACGGTGGGGGATTTTCAGTAGtggttgtggtggtggtggtggtggtggttgttgttgttgttgcagttgctgttgttgcatttgCTGTTGACTCTAAGATACGAGTCATGAAAATGGGAGCAGGATCTAGAACAGGAACAGgaacaggagcaggagcaggagcaagAGAAGTAGACTTCTCCTCTTCTATGGAGCTAGGACTAGGGGAACTTTTTAAGgtggttgtagttgttgttgttgttgttgtcgtttctAATAATGAAGATGCAACATTTGTTAGGCTTTCACGCGCACTCACTTTATTATCTGCAGTTGAATCAGCATCTGGCGCAAAGgtgggcaaatcaattttaacCCTTGAACTCTCATCACCCGCTGTGGTTGGTGAATTGGCGGTGGTGGAGCTGCCAACACTAACACCACCATTcgaggatgatgatgacgaggatgaggatgatgaggcaccatcatcatcatcatcgccaaAGCTATCATCATCGAAATCGGCATCAAAATCACTGGACGGTGTGGTACTACGTCCGCCACCACCGCCAGCTCCACCACGATTTCCGCTCAATATACTATTAAGTAAGCCGGGGCCGGCAACTCGTATTACTTGGGCTATAATGCGATTAACTATTGAGTCGATTTCCTACAGATTgaacagagagacagacacagatatgtatatacattgaTGAAGTTGTgtggaaaatttttgtttgttcattGATTTTCCATGAGGATGACATTGGACATTGGTcgtggtgttgttgttgttgttgttgttgtatttggtGGTGCGTCCATGATGGGAgatgctcttgttgttgttgttgctgatgatgctgctgttgattttttttttcttttctttttgcttacttacacatacatacatacaaatatgtgtatgtatatgtatctttaATTATCTGATTGATTTGGccaatttgtttgttgtttgtggttgtagttgttgttgttgttgttgtggtagTGGTGTTCGTGGCTGACTTGGTGTGTGGTTAACGGGTCTAAGTGGCTGGGTGGGTGGATGGGGAGGAGAAGGTCTCTATTTGTTAGCATGCATGAAAGGCCGGAAAGTGGCAACGTGTCAGGGGCGGAGGGGTGGGTAAAAAACATTAAGGGTGCACTTACTAAAGCTTTTACTTTTGCATACATTAAGGGGATTTCATGCATTTTGTGGCTAAATACCGATTGCAGTgccaaagaaaacaaattattacataaaatagcaaacaaaaataaattgaaaaaaaaaaaatatgtatctatacatatatcatgTAAATTGTGTATATGATCGTTTTTTTGGTGTCGATTGTATCAATCCAGAGATGTGGTCTCGAAATCGTTATCAGGCTTAAAGTCAGTCAACTCATCCGGCAGGCTCTCATAGTCCTTATCACTGCCTTTTTTAGCATCGCCATCATTACCATCATCActttcatcattattctgatcATCATTTTCACTAAGATCGTTAGCATTCGGCTGTTGCTGTCCTCTGATATTGGTGCCACGGTCAAATGCCGGATTTAGCACCGTGCCCAAGACAACGGGCCCAACACGTTGCAGGACATTATTGACTAGACGATTGATTTGGATATTGATTTCCTATGTAGAATGAACACACAGACCAGCAGAGGCCCAAGTATATGGACATATGTAGATGTATGATTGGCATTATCTTTTCATTTAGCTAAACCTCTAATTGTAAGCCTCAAGGATAAACGATTGCAAGACGAAAATGGGAGAATATGACAGAGAGGAGTGGGCGGGGACTAGTACAGAGAGTGGCGACTTTTTTTTTGACgccttttctgttttttttttttggttttctttttttttttgttttttttaattgggACTGGGTCACATTATATGCAATGATTACATACCTTTGTTATATCAGGGAATAGTTCACGCAGCAAACCAATTGTTCGTTTGTTCCGATCGGCTATCAATTGTTCTTGATCTTTGGCCCCAAGTGATAGCACATCGATTTCCtgcaaacaaaaatacaaaaaggaaAGCAGATTAGTATTACATCTCTTACATAATCTTTTGGCCAGTGAAAAGTCAAAAGACAATCGAAAACTAGTCAGACCAAAAGTAATATGCCACTCCCCTGGCAATCTTTCCTCCACCcaacccaaaacaaaaaaataataataaacaaaaatacacgccgaaaaacaaaaaaaaaagactttgCAAACAAAATTGACAAACTTTCACTTCAGACAATGAGTCGGCGGTGCTGGTGGTGCTGTTGGGTCTTTTCTTCATCTGTTTCGAATTGTATATCTGTCTGCTGATCTGTTAACGTCTTCTCTGTCATTTTGTGTAATCAAGTTTCAAGTGCAAATTGTAATTTCTGTTGCGGTTGTCATTCCAGTTCATTCAGTTGTTGCGTCTGACTTGTCATTAACCCCCAAAAGGAAGCCAACACATGGGTGGATCCTCGGTGAAGTCAATGAAACGAAATAGCCATGGCCAAGACAGATTTCAACCCCCTATAACCTAAATAGGATTGATGAGCCTAAATAGAATCTAAAATCCCTTTGAATCTCTTAGATTCACAGATTATTGTGGCTCTTTAAGATGATTTCAATGTTAGATTTAGATGTGAAGGGTAAGGGTAAGGGGTAAGgttgttgcttttttctttctttttctttttttttttttgcccttgcaattgcaattgctgttgctgttgttaggTGCAGCAAGTTGTCTGCATTCACTTTTACCATTCGTTGATTTTCCTACACCATTGGCCTCAAGACATTAATGCTGATGGCGGTGGGCGGTTTTGCCTGTTTGCAACATTTGGCACAGCTTCCACTTCAAGTCCATCCCAGGCCCAATACCCGAAATGACTTAACAGAAATGTTGTTCATGTTAATGGGCAATTGCCGGCGACATCAACGTTAAGTTAAGCTAAGAAAATATTGCACAATAAATGttcaaattgcattttttcGGGGGTGGTGGAGATGTAGAAGAAGTAGGCAAATATTAAATGCAGTTAGATtaacaaagagagagagagagagagagagagagagagagaatataACTTGGACAATCAACAGCACGAGTCACTTAGCATGCAACAATCACTtcatctttttgttgttgttgttgttgttgtaacaATTGTCAAGATGCAAGTTGGGCAGGCAGCACAATCTAATAATACTATAAGTAGCATCAACACTTTAGCAATTGAACAAGTTTTACCTTTTCAGCTATACACTGAGAGAAAAACCAAATGCAATACAGGagaaaaaagtaagaaaagttaattaaattttgataCAAGAAAAAGGACCAAACGATAAAGATTGTAAATAAACTAAAACCTTTTTAAACTCAGCTAATTTGTCGATATATGTAGATAGCAAAAAGACTTCTTTAGTTTCGACCATTGATTTATCCTTTTgatattttataataaattattatagaAGAAAAACTTAATCGATAAAAACTGTATCAAAATACTCTATAACTTTTCGAACTGATTGATTTGCCgatataaatatagatatagaAAGTACTACtcttgttttaattatttgatttCATCATTTagaaatttcaacaattttattttgaatttttattgtaAGTTTAAGCGAAAGAGCTCAACATTTATGTTGATTTTAAAACcaataatatttgtttattgaacAATTGAAAAAACGTTATGAAATATGTCTTtgattgtttctttttttttttttttgttaagatTTAATGACTTATAGAGTGGGTTTATCCTCAAAAAATAAGCTTCCAATTCAATGCTAGTCGAAACATTAACCAGAGgaccggggctaacttcgaccgcgtcaaagtttgtatatccctgcaacttttttggtaactcttttcttacctatagccatcaaagtgaaaaaacgttttatctaaagtttgcgaaagaatggcCCCAAGTTTTTgaacaaagtcactgttttcgaccgatcgttcctatgggagctatatgatatagtcacgcgatcctgatcaaatttggcatagtcgtttatatgtgcaATAAACTCACccatattaaattttacgacaatagctcaaaaaataacgaagtgattaagaaaagtcactgttcgtgactttgccatttgtatgggagctatatgatatagtgatatagtgaacggacggacggacggacagacggagtGACGaacggatggacggacggacatggctatatgaactcgtctcgtcatgctgatcaagaatatatatactttatatggtcggagatgcttccttctatgcgttgcacacttctgaccaaaattaatataccctttttgcaagggtataaaaaggatacatttctatataaaggattattctctgtttttttaaaatatccaCTTAAAAGATTTAATGACTTAAAATCTAGCATTCTAGCAGTAGTTATCTAGTTTTTTCGATGGCATTTCAAACTCCTGTTTAAAAGACAATAATATTTCTTATACccttatattttcaaatattacTTACAAACATTATACAATATATCCTCATACTTAAGCAATAAGGTAAACTTAAGCCATCTTAGGGAGTCTGAAACTTGTAGAATTCAATAGATatgaaatgaatttgaataatttaCTAACCCTGtgcataataataattcacTTGTATTAGACAAAATGACAAACtgacacttttttttaattgcaaaaatgATGAGAAACAAAAGTATTTTGCATCattcaaaaacaatttaaaggtAAATGGAATGGAGTTTAACTCACTCTGCCTTGGCTCCATTCAGCTGAGAGTTCACTACTGTTCAGTGCTTTTTTAGTGAGTTAATACCTGTAGGTACGAGTAGCACGTACCTGTCTAGGTAATGGTAGTTGGAGGTGCAGTGTTTAATTGACTCAAAAGTCAGTGCGGAAGTTACTTTTACAAGCGAGCGGAAGTCAGGCGActaggatgatgatgatgatgataatgatgattatGAAACTTTTGCCAACAAACTGGATACCCGGGGAGGCTCCTCCCCTCCTCACCcctcctctctttctcttcatTGTTCTCTTCTTCTGTAAGGTTGTTGTGTTTTGCTCTCTTCTGTCCGGGTGGGAGTATCCATCATACTTAAGTCTGTCTGTATGTCGCCATGTCAGTTTAGTGTGCGACAATTGTTTGGTATATTATAAAAAGGGGAAAGATGGGaacaaacagagagagagagagagagagagagagagagagagagagacacaaaGTGGCAACTCTTGAGGCAACAAAAGTTACGTTTTTATTGGAGACATCTTAATGAATTTCAAATGAGTTCAAGTCCAGGAGGCGAATGGCAACGTCATTAAAGTTATTGTTGTGAATTTTAATCAGCAACAGTTGGCAAATTTACAAtataagtaaaataaaatgaacaGAAAAAATGACGGAAGAAGcatcttaaacaaaaaaacactgaCACTGACACCCATATATCCATATTCATTATGAATCTGATGGGATAGCTTTTGATAGAATCGACAAAATGGTATCTTAGACTCGATCACGCTATCATCTCTAATACCGCACCTCGATTCGATAAAATTGGCTTtgttaaaatacaaaaaaaataaacgtgaaggaaaaaaaaatctcaGACAGacgcacatatacatatataatatttaaattgccTTGACCTTAACCAACTTAAATCGACTTTAACTTAATATAAAATACCACAAATTACTGTCAggtagataaaaaaaaaaagaaaaaaaataaaacccaaaGCAATCAGCGACAACAAATTAAAGTACGAAACTAGATTCGATTAATGCATAAATTATTGATACAAAGTCCGACTATAGATTGTGTTTTTATGCATGGAGTATCCATCGGATATCGGTATTGAGTCGAAAAAAGATATATAGAACAAAACACCATAAATTTTGAATACTTCAAAAGAAAACTCGTTCAGTCCATAGTACAAGATGCAGATCTATAAATGACTCTTCCAATGTATAGATAATTATATCTTTTAGTAATTGCCGGACCCGGATTCtctttgtatgtatgtacgtgcAACAATTTGCTGCGTATGTTCACATGCATATAAATTAAGTAGGCATCGCCATTGGCAACTGTTTGTGTATAGGTATACCCTTTATTTAAGAGGGTAAATTAACTATGGCCAAGAGCAATGCAACTATTTATTACACTAGCTTACACCAAAAACTACCATTAAATACATAAATCTGAAGACGAGGAACACGATAGTGAAAATTTTATCATTCTTCTCAAGCACCGTTTTTAAGATATGTTCGAAAATCTGGATTTTAGTCACataattcaaatatttctAAGAATACATTTCAAAAATGGGACACAAATTGGCATTCGTTTCTTTGAGAACTTTTCAAGTCAATCTTTGTATTTATCTCAGACAGTGGTGGATTAAGCGAGGGCGGGGGCCTTTATCAATCCAGAAAGCTAAAAGAAAGTTAGAACAAGATCACTTTCCAATGTGAAATAACATGAATGAATATCGGTCAAAAACTGTCCGCATAGAACGTTTTTTTTCAGAATTtctaatataaattttgtatgtatttttaaccagtttaaaaaaaaacgttttatcaaTCGAATTGGCATATTTAAAATGGCATCAAACATTTGAATATTTGATAAACTTAATGTTGATCTAATTTTGCCAAAAATCATAATGTATTATGATTACGATTTTGTGCGAAACTTGGCGACATTATAATGCAGATTGAAAGACATTCTAAATAAAACACATTGAATTTCCAAATACTCCAAAAATTGACTAAATTAGAGCATCTTGAAATTAAggaatttttgaatattttgctgttctttggcatttttttgTCTCACttgaaaatataacttaaatttaaaaacgttAAAATAagatattattttttaaaatcggtTAAGTTTGGACAAAgctaattgaaaagttttaACGAATTTCtagaattttataatataaatttatgtgtATTTACATAATTAACTAATAATTGTGTTTTagtaaatgaatgaaaattgaGATCTTTTTACAGTTTTTTTGCACCTTAAAACGCGAGGTTCGTAGCATTTGCTAGACCCGCATTATGGGTAATCCGGCAGTGAAATCAATACACATAAGTATTGCTTCTATGCTTGCTATATAAAATTGACAATTGATATTgattattaaacaaattaagttcTAATCTAAAGACAAACGTTTTTTAGCTCTACTAGGAACAATTAGGTCAAACGATCGTGTAGGTCACCTTCCATTTCAGCTTAAAACATGCTTTAATCGCTGTCTAAAGTAGACTTTCAGTA from Drosophila willistoni isolate 14030-0811.24 chromosome XL unlocalized genomic scaffold, UCI_dwil_1.1 Seg141, whole genome shotgun sequence includes:
- the LOC6649074 gene encoding uncharacterized protein LOC6649074 isoform X2, producing the protein MIQPSRQQIFTLTLCSAICLISAIPLPQPQPAGNQELDVLQIPLANGKEIDVLSLGAKDQEQLIADRNKRTIGLLRELFPDITKNGATDTQIDLSAINKQLEETIRVARQVKEAEAAAAAASSASSPVAQAPIPLKSNEPIQLSFNNELPSVNVAGSGSATDVKALSTNDLQLSESKSPAIDELTLDSAEETADLDDRNKRFLSFGGAGLAGGSSGGGAGASPSGNSLGAGGSGNFLLDVVRLFSGSVQTQQGDEAANSVGGGASSSSSTDDTDASGDSQRTADGYTEGIPGPVTRLVVLANRGLANLVQDLILRVAATSEKFVNFKAKLITALI
- the LOC6649074 gene encoding uncharacterized protein LOC6649074 isoform X1 — protein: MIQPSRQQIFTLTLCSAICLISAIPLPQPQPAGNQELDVLQIPLANGKEIDVLSLGAKDQEQLIADRNKRTIGLLRELFPDITKNGATDTQIDLSAINKQLEETIRVARQVKEAEAAAAAASSASSPVAQAPIPLKSNEPIQLSFNNELPSVNVAGSGSATDVKALSTNDLQLSESKSPAIDELTLDSAEETADLDDRNKSNLFKRFLSFGGAGLAGGSSGGGAGASPSGNSLGAGGSGNFLLDVVRLFSGSVQTQQGDEAANSVGGGASSSSSTDDTDASGDSQRTADGYTEGIPGPVTRLVVLANRGLANLVQDLILRVAATSEKFVNFKAKLITALI
- the LOC6649074 gene encoding suppressor protein SRP40 isoform X4, yielding MIQPSRQQIFTLTLCSAICLISAIPLPQPQPAGNQELDVLQIPLANGKEIDVLSLGAKDQEQLIADRNKRTIGLLRELFPDITKQIDEQANRIISKLLRTLGPTVLRTAIQGNSANAARTNFDADFDDDDDDSNKGDSSSSSSSSGSSSSSSDSGTRVTIELPTFEPDDDNEVDAVDKSSSSSSITTTTTTESS
- the LOC6649074 gene encoding uncharacterized protein LOC6649074 isoform X3, yielding MIQPSRQQIFTLTLCSAICLISAIPLPQPQPAGNQELDVLQIPLANGKEIDVLSLGAKDQEQLIADRNKRTIGLLRELFPDITKEIDSIVNRIIAQVIRVAGPGLLNSILSGNRGGAGGGGGRSTTPSSDFDADFDDDSFGDDDDDGASSSSSSSSSSSNGGVSVGSSTTANSPTTAGDESSRVKIDLPTFAPDADSTADNKR
- the LOC6649074 gene encoding uncharacterized protein LOC6649074 isoform X5; translation: MIQPSRQQIFTLTLCSAICLISAIPLPQPQPAGNQELDVLQIPLANGKEIDVLSLGAKDQEQLIADRNKRTIGLLRELFPDITKEINIQINRLVNNVLQRVGPVVLGTVLNPAFDRGTNIRGQQQPNANDLSENDDQNNDESDDGNDGDAKKGSDKDYESLPDELTDFKPDNDFETTSLD